In Nonomuraea sp. NBC_00507, the following are encoded in one genomic region:
- a CDS encoding DedA family protein: MSHGLLDTLARQDLGVVMLLLLVFLTLDASVGVGLITPGDTLLLVAGASADSAPEALALIGAGMLACFAGASGGHFLGRRYGTRLRHGRLGRRVGEARWQRAEQLFERKGWALALAYFLPVLHALTPAVAGTVGMPYRTFMPWAMAGSTAWVSAYVTLGAVAGGVARQHAEWLVPIAAAAVIVVLGISAAVRRALTGGQAPRGRSASRRPR; the protein is encoded by the coding sequence ATGTCCCATGGTCTGCTCGACACTCTGGCCCGGCAAGACCTCGGCGTGGTGATGCTGCTCCTGCTGGTCTTCCTGACGCTGGACGCCTCGGTCGGAGTCGGCCTGATCACGCCGGGCGACACCCTGCTGCTGGTCGCGGGCGCCAGCGCGGACAGTGCGCCGGAGGCGCTGGCGCTGATCGGCGCGGGCATGCTGGCGTGCTTCGCAGGCGCCTCGGGCGGCCATTTCCTGGGCCGCCGGTACGGGACCCGGCTGCGGCACGGGCGGCTTGGGCGGCGCGTCGGCGAGGCCCGGTGGCAGCGCGCGGAGCAGCTGTTCGAGCGCAAGGGATGGGCGCTGGCGCTGGCGTATTTCCTGCCGGTGCTGCACGCGCTGACCCCGGCCGTGGCGGGCACGGTCGGCATGCCCTATCGCACGTTCATGCCGTGGGCGATGGCCGGCAGCACGGCCTGGGTGAGCGCGTACGTCACGCTCGGCGCCGTGGCGGGTGGTGTGGCGCGGCAACACGCGGAGTGGCTGGTGCCGATCGCGGCCGCGGCGGTGATCGTCGTGCTGGGGATCTCCGCCGCGGTCCGCAGGGCGCTCACTGGCGGGCAGGCTCCACGTGGGAGGTCCGCTTCGCGACGGCCTCGGTGA